A window of the Lactuca sativa cultivar Salinas chromosome 5, Lsat_Salinas_v11, whole genome shotgun sequence genome harbors these coding sequences:
- the LOC111887560 gene encoding uncharacterized protein LOC111887560: MKDWLKSLPPGSITTWAKMCEEFIDQFCPTSKIAKLKKAIENFEQQAAESLYEAWERYKSLLRNCPHNDLNIKQEVSIFYDGVNVTTRKLLDSQGPLTMKAPATIKELISEFSKHSREYHNPRNDQSRGVVNSVTDSMATMMAKLESKYRRMTKMDQTIHAIRVGCENCRGPHLTKDCDFDKNGNWKAQKEWLPYDEYKKAKEEKYKQKARGFYQKEEPVQENQLELEDMLTRFVAAFEKRHNDTDCVIKDQQNMLRVHQIMMKDQRALLRNQQASILNIEKQLRQLAQQVNERQPRGLPSNTEKNPRIAQVNAITTNSKKIFTSLSPIQKEESKPVQGKEEKSRKSHITTLTRTTGLGW; the protein is encoded by the exons ATGAAAGATTGGCTGAAATCACTTCCACCAGGATCGATCACCACTTGGGCAAAGATGTGTGAAGAGTTTATTGATCAATTTTGTCCTACCTCAAAAATAGCAAAGTTGAAAAAAGCCATAGAAAATTTTGAGCAACAAGCAGCCGAGTCACTCTATGAGGCGTGGGAAAGATACAAAAGTTTGTTGAGGAACTGTCCGCATAATGATCTAAACATTAAGCAAGAAGTCTctattttctatgatggagtaaATGTGACAACTAGGAAGCTCCTTGACTCACAAGGACCACTCACAATGAAAGCACCCGCAACTATAAAGGAGCTAATTAGcgaattctctaaacactctagagaatatcATAACCCAAGGAATGACCAGAGTCGAGGGGTGGTGAACTCAGTTACCGATAGCATGGCGACAATGATGGCTAAATTAGAAAGCAAGTACCGTAGGATGACAAAGATGGATCAAACCATCCACGCCATCCGGGTGGGGTGTGAGAATTGTAGAGGGCCTCACCTTACTAAGGATTGTGATTTTGACAAGAACGGGAACTGGAAAGCCCAA AAAGAATGGCTACCATATGATGAGTACAAGAAGGCGAAGGAGGAAAAGTATAAGCAAAAAGCAAGAGGTTTTTATCAAAAGGAGGAGCCGGTGCAAGAAAATCAATTGgaattggaagatatgcttacaAGATTCGTAGCCGCATTCGAGAAAAGACATAACGATACCGATTGTGTAATAAAAGATCAACAAAACATGTTGAGAGTGCACCAAATTATGATGAAAGATCAACGAGCTCTACTTAggaatcagcaagcctccattctcaacattgaaaAGCAACTACGCCAACTTGCACAACAAGTAAACGAAAGACAACCGCGTGGACTTCCAAGTAATACCGAAAAGAATCCAAGGATAGCTCAAGTAAATGCAATAACAACAAATTCTAAGAAAATTTTCACTTCTTTAAGTCCAATCCAGAAAGAAGAATCAAAACCCGTGCAAGGGAAAGAAGAAAAAAGTCGAAAATCGCATATAACGACATTGACTCGTACAACTGGTCTGGGTTGGTAG
- the LOC111887601 gene encoding remorin 4.1, with translation MFNDQTLSSSHDQEQGDDDENIREIHALTSPLPPPPYRPHREPWETTSHRSSSLSVTSTESENFTTMSREFNALVLAGTAINGSEISEGVNSMNTNNGSSNLERIGEEDMRETNPLAIVPDNNPMASPTRPQGGTSSMITAGGNHSEVSVQRVKKDEVESKISAWQNAKISKINNRFKRDDAIINGWENEQVQKSSLWMKKVERKLEEKRAKAMEKMQNDIAKARRKAEERRATAEAKRGTKVARILEVANLMRAVGRAPAKHSFF, from the exons ATGTTCAATGATCAAACACTTTCTTCTTCACATGATCAAGAACAAGGCGATGATGATGAAAACATTAGAGAAATCCATGCTCTAACCTCCCCACTTCCACCACCACCCTACCGCCCTCACCGTGAGCCCTGGGAAACCACCAGCCACCGATCCTCATCCCTCTCAGTAACCAGCACCGAAAGTGAAAACTTCACCACCATGAGCAGAGAGTTTAATGCCCTGGTCTTGGCCGGAACTGCCATAAACGGAAGCGAAATCAGCGAGGGAGTGAACAGTATGAACACCAACAATGGAAGCAGTAATCTGGAAAGGATTGGTGAGGAAGATATGAGAGAAACTAATCCGTTAGCGATCGTGCCAGATAATAATCCTATGGCGTCGCCGACTAGACCACAGGGTGGCACAAGTTCCATGATCACCGCCGGTGGAAACCATAGCGAGGTGTCCGTTCAGAGGGTGAAGAAAGATGAGGTCGAATCGAAGATATCCGCTTGGCAAAACGCCAAAATCTCAAAGATCAATAATCGATTCAAACGTGATGATGCGATCATCAACGGGTGGGAGAATGAACAGGTTCAGAAATCCAGTTTGTGGATGAAGAAAGTTGAG AGAAAACTGGAGGAGAAACGAGCAAAAGCAATGGAGAAAATGCAGAATGACATAGCAAAAGCTCGAAGGAAAGCAGAAGAAAGGAGAGCGACTGCAGAGGCAAAGAGAGGGACGAAAGTGGCAAGGATCTTGGAAGTGGCTAATTTGATGAGGGCTGTTGGCCGAGCTCCTGCCAAACATTCATTCTTTTAA